Below is a window of Janthinobacterium lividum DNA.
GCGCTGCATTTGCTGAGTCTTGCCGATGCCGTCGCCTGTGAAGATACGCGCAACACGGCGCACCTGCTGACGCGCTTTGGCTTGAACAAGCCATTGATTGCGGCACATCAACATAACGAACGCGAAGTGGCGCAAACCTTGATTGCCCGCCTGCACGCTGGCGAGCGCATCGCCCTCGTTTCCGACGCGGGCACGCCGGCCGTGTCCGACCCCGGCGCGCGCATTGTCGACGCCGTGCGCGCGGCCGGCTTGCGCGTGCTACCCCTGCCCGGCCCGTCGGCGGCGATTACCGCTATTTCCGCCAGCGGCTTATTGAATGACCAGTTTTACTTTGTCGGCTTCCTGCCGGCGAAAGCCAAGCAGCGTGAAAACATGCTGCACAGCCTGCGCGGCGTGACGGCCACGATGGTGTTTTATGAAGCGCCGCACCGCATCCTCGATTGCGCCACGGCCCTGGTGGAAGCGTTCGAGCCCACGCGCCAGGTGGTGTTCGCGCGCGAGCTGACGAAAATGTTCGAGGAAATCCACCGCTGCCCCCTGTCCGAAGCGGAAAGCTGGATACGCGCCGACGCGCACCGCGAAAAGGGAGAATTCGTCGTCCTGCTCGAAGGCGCCACGGAAGCACAGGACGCGGAAGACGTGGAAGCGGAACGCATCCTGAATATCCTGCTGGCCGAATGCAGCGTCAAGCAGGCGGCAAATTTGACGGCGCAGATCACGGGGCGCAAGAAAAATGCCCTGTATGAGCGGGCGTTGCAGTTGAAGGGGCAGGAATAAGGTGATTGTGAGATACCCAGATTGGGTACGCTCGTACCCAATCTGGGTATGTTGTTAGACTCACCACTTGCAGCCGCTGTCCTTCTTGTCGAGCAACATCAGCACGGGGGCCAGCAAGCCCGCGCCTGAATAGGCGCTGCGGCAATCGCCGCGTTTGCCTTGTGCGATGTCGCGCGCCAGCTGGGTTTCCGTTTGCAACGGCTTGTCGGGGATTTGCCCCACGGCCGTGCCCACCTTGGACGGGTCGCGCTCGCCGGCCATCTTGCGCGCCGTCTTCCTGGCCGCGTCCATATCGAATTTCGGTGTTTCCGGGGTTTCTTGCCTGAAGGTATCGACACTGGCTGCCGGCGTGGCCGGTGATGCCGGTACGAGCGTGATGGCTTGCGGGCTGGATGCCGCCGGCGTGGCCGCTGCCGGCGTTTCCCGGGCAGTAGCGAGTTTCGGCTTGCTGATGGGCTTGGGTTCGCGTTTCGGTTTGACGACTTCGACGGGCGGCGGGGGCGGCTTGGCGGCCAGCGGACGTATCCATACGGCGATCGATTCCACGCGCGGCGCCGTGTCCATCTGCACGGTCGGCTGCACATGGCGCCACAGATAGATCAAGGCGCCATGCAGCAGCAAGGACACGCCGATGCCCAGCACGATGCCGCGGCGGTTCGGCATGGGCAGGCCGCCGTCGCTTCTTTCTATCCTGAACTCCATTGCCGTCGTCGCCTTCATGTCTGATCGGGAAAACTTGCCAAGCCAGTGTCGCATATTTCAATCGTTTTGAAAAATACATGGGTTCCAGTGTCGCCCGTAAATAATTTACATAGAGTTTCACCTGACCCTTGACCGAAATCGATACGGCCTGTATTATCTTGGTCTTCGGAGTGTGGCGCAGCCCGGTAGCGCACCTGGTTTGGGACCAGGGGGTCCAAGGTTCGAATCCTTGTACTCCGACCAAATTTGTAGAAAAAAACCCAAGAGTTCAGGCTCTTGGGTTTTTTTTCGTCTGTAGTGCCGGGGTCAGACCCCCGGTTGTGTTGGCGCTGAGCTTGACGCTAGCGCCATTGAGGGTCTGACCCCAGATTTCAGCCTGCGCGCTTCGCCGCGATGGCGTTGCCGGCGCGGCTGGAACCCTTGCGGCCCAGCTGCTGCGAGATGAACTGGCCCGCGTCCACCACCAGGTCCAGGTCGATGCCGGTGGAAATTCCCAGCCCCTGCATCAAGTACAGCACGTCCTCGGTGGCCACGTTGCCGGTGGCGCCCTTGGCGTAGGGGCAGCCGCCCAGGCCGGAGACGGACGAGTGATAGATCGCGATGCCCGTTTCCAGGCTGGCGTAGATGTTCGCCAGCGCCTGTCCATAGGTGTCGTGGAAGTGGCCGGACAGGCCGCCCACGTGGAAGGCTGCGATGGCGCGCTCCATCACCGCCTGCGTTTTGCGCGGCGTGGCCACGCCGATGGTATCGGCGATGTCGATCTCGTCGCAGCCCAGGTCGCGCATGCGACCCACTACGTCGGCCACGGCGTCCAGCGGCACTTCTCCCTGGTAGGGACAGCCGAAGGCGCAGCTGATGCTGCCGCGCAGGCGCAGACCGTGTTCCTTGGCCGCCTTGGCCACGCCCTCGAAGCGGGCAATCGATTCGGCGATCGAGCAGTTGATGTTCTTTTGCGAGAACGCCTCGGAGGCGGAGCCGAAGATCACCACTTCATCGGCCTTCGCCGCCAGCGCCGCCTCGAAACCCTGCATGTTCGGCGTCAGCGCGGAATAAATGGTACCGGCGCGGCGCGCGATCTTTTCCATCACTTCCGCGCTGGTGGCCATCTGCGGCACCCATTTTGGCGAGACGAAGGACGCCGCCTCGATATTGGCGAAGCCCGCCAGGGTCAGGCGGTCGACCAGCTCGATCTTGACGGCGGCGCTGATGGTGTCCTTCTCGTTTTGCAGGCCGTCGCGCGGACCCACTTCGACGATCTTGACCTGTTTCGGCAAATTCGGTTGATTGCTCATCTCAATATCCTTGCAAACGGTTGACGATGCCGGCGACAGAGTCTCCGGCGTGCAGGCGGCGCATCTTGGCGGCGATCTGCGCCACGCTTTCGCGGCGCAGGGTGGCCGCCGAAATATGCGGCGTGATGGTGATACGCGGTTCTTGCCAGAACGGGTGCTGCTGCGGCAGCGGCTCGTTGCGGAACACGTCGAGTGTCGCCCCGG
It encodes the following:
- the rsmI gene encoding 16S rRNA (cytidine(1402)-2'-O)-methyltransferase, producing the protein MTVQEISSIASLPIMTEAAHQVYPIATLYIVATPIGNVTDISLRALHLLSLADAVACEDTRNTAHLLTRFGLNKPLIAAHQHNEREVAQTLIARLHAGERIALVSDAGTPAVSDPGARIVDAVRAAGLRVLPLPGPSAAITAISASGLLNDQFYFVGFLPAKAKQRENMLHSLRGVTATMVFYEAPHRILDCATALVEAFEPTRQVVFARELTKMFEEIHRCPLSEAESWIRADAHREKGEFVVLLEGATEAQDAEDVEAERILNILLAECSVKQAANLTAQITGRKKNALYERALQLKGQE
- a CDS encoding hydroxymethylglutaryl-CoA lyase; the encoded protein is MSNQPNLPKQVKIVEVGPRDGLQNEKDTISAAVKIELVDRLTLAGFANIEAASFVSPKWVPQMATSAEVMEKIARRAGTIYSALTPNMQGFEAALAAKADEVVIFGSASEAFSQKNINCSIAESIARFEGVAKAAKEHGLRLRGSISCAFGCPYQGEVPLDAVADVVGRMRDLGCDEIDIADTIGVATPRKTQAVMERAIAAFHVGGLSGHFHDTYGQALANIYASLETGIAIYHSSVSGLGGCPYAKGATGNVATEDVLYLMQGLGISTGIDLDLVVDAGQFISQQLGRKGSSRAGNAIAAKRAG